The nucleotide window TCTGGTATAAAATTTACACTGCATAGAGGGCTGTGGACAGCAAAATTTATCAATAATGGGAGAGCCAAACACAGAGCATGCAAGCAAGTAGCCATCttttttgtactaacaaatgtTCAGGCCAAATAGTTTGCTAGACAAATTTGCCGAAAAAAACATTTCCTGGCCTACACTGGACTCAATATCATCAGCTAAAAAGACCAAACGCTGCATGAGCCATCAATGGACATTGATAACAATGAGTGAGGCCCATCACATATGGAACCGGACATTATATACCACAAAAGAGCAGTAAAACACGTATGTCAAATTAAAGTCAACCAAAGTAGCTCAGCTTCCAAATTTGTTTCCATATGGCCTACAAGACATGTACACTCCCAGGAAACCAAATTCTATTACAGAAAATATGTTGCCTCCGATACCTACAAATGTATTTGCAAGCAACTCcactgaacaaaaacaaagcaccccACCTTGCACTGCATGTCCAAAGCGTACACGCAAAGAATTCCCTTCTTTTTACAGCACCCATAGTGTCAAGTTGTTCTTTTTCTTAGCTCTCGGAAATAAAGTAGCGTTAGAGATAATGCTGGAAAAATCCATCCACATACACATCCTGCTACCTGCAAGATGTGCTGCAGTCAGACAGTCGCAGCCAGCTTTCTACCCAACCCACTTCGATTATGATTAAGTCTCCTTTGGGGGGGCAGTGGGTGGGTTATGCATGTTTTCATCAATTGGTCAttcctacctacatgtacatggcagaTCCACAGCACAACATTGCACAACACTGGCTAAGAtatttgtggggaaaaaaaaacactctgttCTACATGTGTCAAATGTCAAAATACTGACTGGCTTGTCGGGCACTTGTGTTAAACACgagttttcttgtttttatttgtttgtagagGGCATTATCAATATTTGCTCCAATTGTACCAACCTCTCGAACGTGATATACAGTGACGATGGAGGTACAACGTGGCACCTTGGAGCTGAAACATCCTCATCTGAAGATTCTAGTGGTTTTCCTATTCACCCTAATGAAGTCCAGGTAAGCAGCACTAAATGTGTATGTCAGACTTGTAATAAAGGTAGCCCTGATACTTGCACAACAGCAACGAGGGCAATTGCCGTCAATGCCCATACCAATTACCGCAAAGCCCTTCAAAAATCCCACTTttttgccgtgcccttttctcatcatcaTTTTGCTGCCGTGCCCTttctcctgaaaaaaaatatatattcaacgatgtccaagttcCACATTCTCTAAAAATGACAcggaaaataagccaaaaagcaTCCGGTTCATAAACACTCTTAGCCATAGGCCATTTGTATCGCATCTCTGGTTGCTAAgggttgaccaatcagaatcaacgATTCAAGTTATAgaaattaaaatataatttttgtagaaatttgtataaaaaggAAGCAGGATGAACACAGTGTATGAGGTTCAATATTTATCTGGTAGCCaatcaaatttaaacaaactgtCCCATCCAGTCCCCTTAACTCTTTAGGTTAGGTGCAGAGctaccttaaagtcacctggaaatagaatttgttttctttcaaacataagagtatatgcttacgaacaataaaacaatttttttagtaatagtttgtcacgatttatatgtttaaaaaatatataaagttgtttggggggctgactccgcctaccccttttgtgacgtcaatcgaggcagactttgcctgcaatgcgtatagtaaacacacgtgcaaagtacatgtacgtctaagtcgtgagttggtacatttcaaaaagtgtttttctgcattcagcagcaatacacctggacggcattgccggaaaaaaacaattttttgttgttgaaacgacttggtccgtacatgtactttgcaattgtgtttactctacgcataacaggcaaagtctgcctcgattgacgtcacaaacagcgccctctcgggtcggggtctactcttaaatttgtaaataacataagaactgatttttttaaaaccttagttaactgtttattcacattccactaatcaaaacacatatattagtgacaaaagctttattttgaaaaaataccacttccaggtgactttaacattcctaaatttacttttaacaactgattttcaaatataaagAAGAACTATGTCTTTTGTATGAGTTTTGtgccacaatttttttaattttaaatcctTGCCTTTAATGCATTTTCAGGTTGCAGAGCTTGAAGATGGCACTCTGTACATGAATTCTCGCACACTAAATCCTCTCCATCCAAGGGCTCATTGCTATAGTTTTGATGGTGGTCGGACACTTTCAGCTATTCAGCTTGACATGACTCTTATTGAACCAGGGTTCAAGCGAAGAAATGGGGCATGGGTGCCTAGTTCAACAGGTGGCTGTGCTGTGAGTATACTTGTTTGCTATGTTCATATCATTACtaccttgtttttgttcattagCTGTTTCATAGCCGGTGCAGtaaaacagctcttgttttcgttaaactttttttattacttttttaatttgtatttttcagcCTACTGCAAGTCATTGAAATAATGTAAGATTTGTTCTATGCGGCTTTTGCATGGTTCCTTAAGAGCAATtgcagcaaaacattcagtGATGAAAGGCAATGTGATGTCATCATAAAGCTACACTATTTTAAGTATTTAAAAATCCGTATAAAATCAGCCACAGAAACTGTAGGTTTCTGTTTGTgggattgggtagggataaattaggtcttcattgtGTTCCGTGTGCTTGACCTCACATGACATCTATTCCGGTCAAAACCGGAAGTGCCTTGTAATTCAAAAGTggcaaaagttatgaagttgctttcaacGATGTTAGTGTCTGGCAAAGGTTGGCAGTGCAAATTCACGACATCACATTACGCAGCGGCGCCCtcaggttgaaaactcttcagacagaatttttttttgaagatgtgtgtgggaAAAGCTTGTGTAATCAATTCAAAATTTACACACATGTTGACTGTCAGGCAGGtgtcatatgtgtgaagtttcttatcaatttatttatttatttatttatttatttattatttatttatttatttatttatttattttatttatttatttattatttatttatttatttatttatttagttatttatttatttatttatttatttatttatttatttcctttatttactCAGGGTAAGCCAaatcagtgtaaaaaaaaatggtttccaTTTTGGCCCTGCAAACAATATAACACATtaaagtaaacataaaatcacatgataaaattacgatataaaaattacgtaaatatttaagaatgttacggaaaattaaaatgaatataaacaaaaaataagagtacaaaatatcacaggagTAAATTTTATAAACTGTCACAGTAAgaggttaaaaaaacaaaataaccggTCCCTATATAGATATTCAGGAACTTAAATAGAATTTGATTTATATGaatgaacaataataaaaaGGCGGGAAAACTGCCAATAAGTACAGATAAAAGCGACTCACAATATGTACAGAGTATAAATTAAGcaatcaatgacgtcatcgaagGTCATGTGACGtggcattaaaggtgcactttttgaagtcgtataactcaCGGAGTAATAATGGGATTGTGTTGAAACTTTGTAGGTATTTACATACTGGCAAGTTCTTAAAAAGTATGAAGTGGTGTCAAACGCCTTTATGAGATACCATGCACAGGTCTTGATTTTGCTCCTGACATTTCTCTTGTATTTGTCTGACTGCAAATATCATGTCTTTGGGTGCCTCAGCCTGGTCTAAACCCACACTGGGATTCAGGGTAGATGGTGCTTACTAGTTGCTCTGTCAATCTATTCAGTACGACCCTTGCCAGTATATTTCCAGGGATTGAGAGAAGGGAGATGCCCTGGTGGTTGTCGCAGTGGGTGCCGTCACCTTCGCGCTTGTATAGGTGTAATATTGATGGGTCTTTTTAACTCCTGGGGGACTGAGCCCTTTATCCAGATAAGCCTAAACAGATGGGCAAGTTTCCTCTTCATGCAATCACCTCCATGTTTGAAAATCTCTGCAGGGATTCCATCTACGCCAGGGGACTTGCCTGATGAAGTCTGTTTGACTGCCTTTGAACTCTTTAATAAACTATTCAAACTTGCTAACACACTTGCTAACACAACACACTTGCTAACACcgataaaaacaatttgtatatttgatattttaataCCAAATGATATTATTTCTTTGCCCTCTTTATTCTCTTTATCTAGGGAAGTGTCATCTCTTTTGGTATCGGCCATCACAAAGTTTTAACTCCCCATCGCAACTGGCTTGTATTTTCAAACCCAGTGGACTCTGTTGAGCGTGTTAATCTTGGAATGCGTCTTTCTGTGGATGGTGGTCTCTCCTGGAGTAAACCTTGGATACTCTTTCCACACAAGTCTGGTTATTCAGACTTAGTTTACTTTGAGACTCGTTTTGGTGGAAAACTTGAGCATAactttgctgttttgtttgaaGGTGGAAGCTTAAACTTTTTTGATCACATTAAGTTTCAAACGTTCAATCTGCAagctttattaaaaaacatttatgaacaaaaagaaaaagaaggtaGTTGAAACAAATCATATTTTGAAACACTTCATAGACAAATTATAACTATGATTTGTTCAAGACAAAAGAAAAGgcatttgttttgaattattaatcatttgaaaataaccaaagtTGGCAAAATTTTGCATACTGTTGTAGTTTTATTACTACATCAGCACAAACAgagaaaatcacacaaaagatgatgctcatcttaaaggcagtggacactattggtaattactcaaaataattactagcataaaaccttacttggtaacgagtaatgtggagaggttgatagtataaaactttgtgagaagcggctccctcggaagtaatgtagttttcgagaaagaagtaattttccatgaatttgatttcgagacctcagattaagaagtTGAGGTAACgaaagcacacaagggtgtttttgtttctttcattattatctcgcaacttcgacgaccgattgagctcaaattttcacaggtttgttattttatgcatatgttgagatacaccaattggaaggctagtctttgacaattaccaatagtgtccactgcctttaaaggaacattacagaattggtaagaaacaaaaatcgtgaacatcatagatttacataaaacgttctgtctgaaatgtcatatttgatgagaaaaaaatagtctaagttcacgtttggagtttatcgctcagtgagcgttttattcatttttattttggcatcgatgcaatgcaaaatttgtaaccgttttttcactattttattGTGACCcagaaacttctacaggtttgtcagtttatgtgtatggtggattacataaagtgcaactgttttgttagcaaaaaccaattctgtaatgttcctttgacTTTGATAGATGATGGTGTCAGGTACAGAGGCGGATGTTGGCTCATATTTTGCTTCTCAGAATTCTTGTTATGTTTGCTCATCAATCACTTAATCATTGTACATACTGTACATTTAAATATGTAAATATAATGAGATGCTTTCtataaaacattgacaaaatgCATTGAATTTAACATTGCtcaaaaaaggagaaaaactaGAAAAATTCTCAAATGTTTGGATTTTTATTGTCTTTACACTGATTTTACTATTTTGAAGTTCATTGTTTATTTGCTACTGACTATTCTGtgcattattttgtattcataaatacctcagacagtttcgctattcctattggtggagagcgcgtcacattggtgtgtaaaaacctttgtttatgactggTAAAAAGTGtcaattcatgggcgtgacacgcgaccttgcacctgttcttaaaagacagtttcttcattcctattggtcgagaacaatggctgaaacagttgtgccacatcacgcgatacgcgataggcgcaacgcgcacagcattcccttttaaggagttgtttacccgagggcggggAGGGCtaaaccatttcatagctggaggggtgttgtgttgaaagaaatcatttaacaattataatttttgcatttattttactttttgaccaaaaagtgatgatgtttttgaccgaaaaggtatttatgaatgggaatcaaagtgtgttgaatcggttttcaactagtggtttaataccgccgaggcctggttctttataatttaccttgacttcgtctcggtaaaattatcaagaaccaggcctcgttgggataaaaccactagttgaaaacctcttcaccacacattgattcccttggcCTCTCCCTTGCCCCGTCTGTTTTCAGACTGAGCCAGTCCCCGGGCTACCAGGAATTTACGCCGGTAAGGCCGTTCGATAAATTCCATGGTCAGCCATTTTCCTTCCTCGACACCGCGGTGACTTGGATCGAGGGactattgagggcgctgttgtgaGAAACATCGACCGGACGGTCTTTTTCTTCCCACATACACAGTACCGCCCGGAAAGAGGGACGAACTTCAGTACCGGTCAAAATTGAAAAAGACCGCGCTACTGCACGTACGTACCCTAGCGTCTCCTATCACTATCCACGTGATATTAACGCATTAGCGAATTTTTCTTTCGCGCGATTatccaaataatattaataataatataaaaaaataataataataataaaaaaaatataacaaaaacttctttttttttgtgcgCGACTTACCACAACATATCACGGCGCTCCGCGCGTGACTATTTACAATGGTAAAGAGCACAGCTAAGGGCTCGAGTAGTACCAAGGGTAAACCCATGAAAAGTACATCACACTCAAAGCCAACGACTGCAACTTCATTCAGTCCTCAGGCGAAGATTTCCTCAGGATCCTCTACGCGTCAACAATCCTCTGGACTGTTAGCCCAGGCAGGTGAACAAAAGCGAGTGGGCTCAGAATTAATTTTTTCTCCGGCCCAATCTTCACGTTCCGGGCGCTCTGGTCCCCCGCCCGTGGGGCGGACGGACCAGGGACTAGGAGTGAGGGAATCACAGTCCACCTCATTTACGGACCGCTGCTCGGGAATACCAATGACTGATTCAGAGTTTTCCCTGGCCAGTGTAGCTTCAGTCAAGAAGACCAAGCAAGAGCGTTCAGTCTCCTCTTCTGATGACTCTTCAGCTACACTGAAggtcaaaaagaagaagaaagaacagGATACCATATCCCCGTCAGCCTTTATGAAGGCGTTCGATTCAATCAACGCTTCATTGGCAACGACCGCCCAACAGCGATGGGGGGCGGCACCCACCCCACAGCGGGCTCCCCCACCATCCACCTTCCCGGACCCAGACCCGGGATTGGTTGTGCGGGGGCCTATCAGAGCAGCCCCAGTCGTTACCGAACCTCCACAGTTGGCAGAGGTAATCCATAGTGGGACGGAGGTGCCTGGAACGGAGGTGCCTCGCACTCCGGGGCGTGAATGGCAACGGAGAGGTTCTCCTACGGCCATCTCGCTGCACCCTTCAACAACCCTTGAGGCATCCAACGGGGAGGAACCTGAGGAGGAGCCCGAAGGGGAGAGGAGCTCACATGAGACACGCTCTGAGGAAGACGAGCCCAAAGAACCGGgcagtttttcttcttttgaaactCAGCTCCGACTGGTGCAATGGGACATGGTTCGGGTACTCAAGCTACCGACCGATGATACCCCAGGGGACTCATCGGACCATCGCTCTTTCAAGACAAGAACCGGAGGGGAAGAAACATCAAAAGCACAGCCGCTCTTAAGAAATGGATTCCACATACCAAAAGGTCTAAGAACTACTTCCAGTACCCGCAAAAGGACTGTGAAGATTTCTTCACCGTCCCCACCATACCGTCTACCGcaaaagacaaactccaaagcgATAGCGGTAAAGCCTCAGCTAAGGCGATCTTTGCCGACAACGGGAAAGCCCGATTTGAGGAGCAGATGAGGAAAATCGATAAGGCAGCTCGCTTCGGCGCCAAAGCCAACGCTTTCCTTCTACTGCTCTCGGAATACATTGTCTGCGCCTGTGCGGAGGGCGCATCCACCCCAGCGGACATGCTAGCCATAGCTTTTCGCTGTCTCGAGGAAGGCCTTAGGATGTCCTTGGAGCAATTCACCAGAATTTCGCTCCAGACCACTCGTTCCAGAAGGACAAATGTACTTGAGACACTGTACATTCCCTACGAAGGGGCTAAGAAGAAATTAGAGGATATCTCTCTTCTTGGGAACGACCTCTTTGGAGGGCAATTCCAAGAGGTTTTTGAGACAGAGGCAAAATCGACCTCAGAGACGCTTACCTCCACATACCAATCTCTTCGGGGCACTCCCGATACCTCCGATTCAGATATCGGGGGTGCACCCTGGAGTGCACGGCCCTCCCATTTGGACTCTCAACGTCACCAAGGGCGTTCACAAGAGTCAAACGAGCAATCGCAGCCTATCCACGTCGTCGGAATATCATGATCTATATGTACCTGGACGACTGGCTGATTGTCGGCAGATCGGAAGAGGAAACAGCCCAATATCTGCAGACCACCTGCGAGGTGACGAGGGCTGTAGGCTTCATTATAAATGAAGAGAAATCCTGTTTCATACCAACCCAGTCTCCGACCTTCCTAGGAGCGGTCGTCGACCTTCTGAACGGCATGGCCTTTTCCCACAACGGAGCGCATCACAGCTCTATATCAGTGCGTGGACCTGTTCCTATCATCCACCACGGCCCCAGCACGGGCCTGGTTAAAACTTCTGGGCTTCATGGCCAGTCTGGTAGATCTGGTTCCATGGTGCCGACTTCGAATGCGACCACTCCAGCTACACCTCTTGTCACATTTCAGGCCGAAAAGGGACTATATATCAATCCTCGTGCCAATCAGCAGCCACATCCTTCCTCATCTGCGATGGTGGCAAAAAGAGGAAAACGTCAACTGCGGCCTTGGGTTCCCACCAAGGGCTCCCCAGGTCACAATCTTAACCGACGCATCCAACAAGGGCTGGGGCGCGTCCCTGGGCCCACGGCAGACAGCTGGGGTGTGGGACAAGTTCTTCAAATCCCAACATATCAACATCTTGGAGCTCCAGGCGGTCATCAATGGCCTATGGCACTTTCAAACCGAGGTCAGGAACCGTGCGGTCCTCATCAGGACAGACAACACGACAGTCGTGTCATATATAAACAGACTGGGACTTGAGCCTCTGGCTCATCGAGAACGAGACAACTCTGCATGCAATCCACATTCCGGGAGTGGAAAACACGATAGCGGATGCACTGTCAAGGGGTACAGTGATCCCTACGGAGTGGACCCTGCACAACGGTGTGACCCAACAGATCTTTGCGACAGCGAGTCGACCACACATAGACCTTTTTGCGATAGAGATAAACGCCAAACTCCCGGTATCCCAGGGCCTGGGCCACCAACGCCCTAGCCATAGACTGGACATGCATGTTCGCATATGCGTTCCCTCCGATATCCCTCCTTCAGAGAGTCATAGGGAAAATAGAGCAGGAATCGTGCCGGATTCTCCTTATCGCTCCCTTCTGGCCACGCCAGCCATGGTTCCTAAGACTAGTGAGACTTCTAGTAGGGGACCCTCTGATTCTCCCGGATCGACACGATCTCCTATACCAACCACACTCCCGACTACTACATTCGGCGCCGGGAGACCTCCACCTGGCGTGTTGGCCACTGTCAAACGATCTCTCATGACAGCTGGCCTTTCTGAAGAGGCTGCGACCCTTGCAGCAAAGGGGCGTCGCCTCTCCACACGAAAGGTTTACGACAACCGACTTCAACTTTTTAGTCGGTGGTGTGACGACCGCGCTGTGGATCTGACCACTGCATCTTTAGCGATGGTGTCAGATTTTCTAGTTCACCTCTTTAATTCCGAACTGAAGGTGACAACAATTAAGAATTACAGATCGGCCATTGCGGCAGTCCACGAAGGGTTCTCCGATGGCTCCACAATCTCATCGAGCTCCGTGCTAACACAGATACTTCGGGGCATGTTTAACGAAAGGCCCCCGACGCAGAGGCTGGTCTCATCCTGGGACTTGGGGCGGGTGCTAGAGAACTTAGCAGCGGTCCACTATGAGCCGGCACACCGGTCTTCACTGTTGCAACTTTCAATCAAGCTGGCCTTCCTCATAGCTGCAGCTTCAGCTAGGAGGGGATGCACTTGCGATCCAACCGGGACACATCCGGTGGGAACCGGGAGGGGTTCGCCTTGTACTCAAGGCTTCATTCCTTACTAAGAACCAGACGGCAGTTTTTACCCCGCCTGATATCTTCATTCCCGAAATTGCCTCTATATCATCTGTCCAATCAGACAGGCTCTGGTGCCCCATACGCTCCCTCAAGTGGTATCTGGAACGTACCAAACCACTTAGAGGGACCTGCGACCGACAATAAAGTCAGCAAACCCCCACTGGCTGTCAGATAAGGATATAGGCAGTCAGGGACCCATACGTGCACACGACGTCCGTGCCGTGTCAACATCCTGGGCGTTTTTCAGGGGGATCTCCTTTGCAGAGATCTCACAAGCAGCTTGCTGGAAGGGCCCATCAACCTTCACCACCTGCTATCTGCGTGATGTGCTCCAGAACGAAGGGGCTTTTGGGAGAGCAGTGCTGTCAGCATCTCAACCCAGAAGGGAGACCCAAGCAAGCGACCCATCCAGGGATCGCCAGGATAGAGCTTGAGGTGACCCCCAAAAATTTCCCCTGATTTTTATAAGCACTTTCAGTTTGTAGTTTTAAGTCTTGGGTACTTTTCGACTATAGTCTGATTTTTCATAAAGGCGCCTCGCCTACCCAACCTCCATGTTACGGTGCTATTCTATGCATAAGTAGTGGCTATTTGGGTAAGTGAATGAaatagactcccccccccccccacaatagtGTGGGACGAGTCTATGATTGATACCTACCCAAATAGCCTTCCCGCCCTCCTTCCCCACTAACGGCTCGTGTTCAGGGTTACCTGTAAGATGAGAAAAAGAAGGACGTATTTGGCGGAGCTACTGCGTAGCATGCTGGGTGGGCGCGAGAGGGCGCCCTCTGGTTGTCAATTTTTCTAGCGAATTAGCCTTTCGGCTATGAAATATGCATAAGTAGTGGCTATTTGGGCAAGTATCAATCATAGACTCGTCCCACACtattgttgggggggggggggtattataacacacctcttgcgtgttctgtattctggttggctgaaacacagtCACGTGGGATGAGCTAATATAcgtaggctagtgatcgcgcgtgTGTGTTtccgggaactagttcccgaccgggcactagtcttttaaaatagtgcctggttacagcgccctctcttgacttgaatcgttaacagcaactacaaaacttcctttgtTTTCCAtatttcttatttcacatttaagaccgagctgtgt belongs to Asterias rubens chromosome 6, eAstRub1.3, whole genome shotgun sequence and includes:
- the LOC117291758 gene encoding sialidase-3-like (The sequence of the model RefSeq protein was modified relative to this genomic sequence to represent the inferred CDS: added 400 bases not found in genome assembly), with product MMLSMRRGLQKGREVTWERIRLLASISGFRTMNPSPVVDRQSGAIVLVFSAFPTHMNFQDMLMYAGHPLSRVYVMKSYDVGFTWTDPIDITGSTIGKMNPFPVLYVPGPGHSVQMKCGRLVVPGNMFTLDRMGKGIINICSNCTNLSNVIYSDDGGTTWHLGAETSSSEDSSGFPIHPNEVQVAELEDGTLYMNSRTLNPLHPRAHCYSFDGGRTLSAIQLDMTLIEPGFKRRNGAWVPSSTGGCAGSVISFGIGHHKVLTPHRNWLVFSNPVDSVERVNLGMRLSVDGGLSWSKPWILFPHKSGYSDLVYFETRFGGKLEHNFAVLFEGGSLNFFDHIKFQTFNLQALLKNIYEQKEKEGS